The sequence below is a genomic window from Streptosporangiales bacterium.
AAGACTCGCCCCCTTAGCTCAGTCGGCAGAGCGTCTCCATGGTAAGGAGAAGGTCTACGGTTCGATTCCGTAAGGGGGCTCTCTTGGCGGAGTAGCTCAGGCGGTAGAGCAAACGGCTCATAATCGTTGCGTCGCCGGTTCGAGTCCGGCCTCCGCTACGGACGCCCGCCCGCACCGGCGGGTGACCTCAGCAGTACCCACAAGCAGTTCGACCGAAAAGGACCTCAGCCCGTGGCTGCCAAGAGCGCCGACGTCCGGCCGAAGATCACGCTTGCCTGCGTCGAGTGCAAGCACCGCAACTACATCACGAAGAAGAACCGCAGGAACGACCCGGACCGGCTCGAGCTGAAGAAGTTCTGCCCGAACTGCCGCACGCACCGGGCACACCGCGAGACTCGCTGAGTCCGGCCTCCCGGCGGACGCACCCGGCGTGACGGGGGAGACCTGACGTCTCGCCTTACCCGCTGTGCGTCTTATACGGTCCTGACCCATGCCACTCGACCCGTCCTTCATCGGTCGCAGCTACCCGCCCAGCCGTCCCTACGAGGTCGGCAGGGAGAAGATCAGGGAGTTCGCCGCTGCCCTCGGCGACGACAACCCCGCCTACACCGATCGTGACGCGGCCCGCGCGCTCGGGCACCCCGACGTCATCGCGCCGCCGACGTTCCCCATCGTGGTGGCGTACGACGCGCTCAACCAGCTGATCGAGGACCCGCAGCTGGGTCTCGACTACAGCAAGGTCGTGCACGGCGACCAGCGGTTCAGCTACACCCGGCCGGTGCGGGCCGGCGACGTCCTCCAGGTCACCGTGCAGGTCGAGAACATCAGGTCCGCCGCAGGCAACGACCTGATCTCCACCCGGGCGGACGTGGCCACCGTCGACGGCGAGCACGTCTGCAGCTCGTACTGCACGCTCGTAGCGCGGGGCACGGCCGGAGGTGACCAGTGATCAGGCACGACGACGTACAGGTCGGTGACGAGCTGCCGGCATTTGCCGTGTCCGTGCGCCGCGACGACCTGGTGCGCTACGCGGGCGCGTCGCGCGACTTCAACCCGATCCACTGGAACGAGCAGTTCGCCGCCTCGGTCGGCCTGCCCGACGTGATCGC
It includes:
- the rpmG gene encoding 50S ribosomal protein L33; protein product: MAAKSADVRPKITLACVECKHRNYITKKNRRNDPDRLELKKFCPNCRTHRAHRETR
- a CDS encoding MaoC family dehydratase, which codes for MPLDPSFIGRSYPPSRPYEVGREKIREFAAALGDDNPAYTDRDAARALGHPDVIAPPTFPIVVAYDALNQLIEDPQLGLDYSKVVHGDQRFSYTRPVRAGDVLQVTVQVENIRSAAGNDLISTRADVATVDGEHVCSSYCTLVARGTAGGDQ